In one window of Drosophila innubila isolate TH190305 chromosome 2L unlocalized genomic scaffold, UK_Dinn_1.0 4_B_2L, whole genome shotgun sequence DNA:
- the LOC117780291 gene encoding uncharacterized protein LOC117780291 isoform X1 — protein MLKRLTAIYDVGELKELQGLYLQDWPKHCVGFFWLDNYLRWLSRNPLINHLTFFTLNGDWRSDGLFILVHRYQLFFSNLSRQETPDLMTALTLLDWTGGFKVSAIHETHHKIFKYLVAELQLCLQREMNTIMYRLPCKEAKELQFKCPPEYYLDNVKLEHSELINDLWSARHPGSLKLIQLLIENNTNVGLYEKETGKLCAWCLRLQSGFLGALEVLQSHQRRGLGVIVTAAISQRIANELNHDVTALVNINNAAACKVFDKLGFTLQKGEHYFWSMCLPDNQSSISWPANR, from the exons GAGCTGCAAGGACTATATCTGCAGGATTGGCCCAAGCACTGTGTAGGTTTCTTTTGGCTGGACAACTACCTGCGATGGCTCTCTAGGAATCCcttaataaatcatttaacgTTCTTCACTCTCAACGGAGACTGGCGCAGTGATGGACTCTTTATCTTAGTg CATCGCTATCAACTTTTCTTCAGCAATCTGAGTAGACAAGAGACGCCGGATTTGATGACAGCCCTGACACTGCTCGATTGGACAGGTGGCTTTAAAGTTAGCGCCATTCATGAGACGCATCATAAGATCTTCAAATACCTCGTAGCTGAGCTTCAGCTCTGCCTGCAACGGGAAATGAATACGATTATGTATAGGTTACCCTGTAAAGAGGCTAAGGAGCTGCAGTTTAAGTGCCCGCCTGAATACTATTTGGATAATGTGAAACTGGAGCATTCAGAGCTCATCAACGATCTTTGGTCAGCACGTCATCCGGGATCGCTGAAGCTTATACAATTGCTTATTGAGAACAATACAAATGTGGGTCTCTACGAAAAAGAAACGGGAAAACTATGTGCCTGGTGCTTGAG GCTGCAGAGCGGCTTCCTGGGCGCCCTTGAGGTTCTTCAATCCCATCAACGTCGTGGACTCGGTGTTATAGTCACTGCTGCTATCAGTCAACGCATCGCCAACGAACTGAATCACGATGTCACAGCTTTGGTTAATATAAACAATGCAGCCGCTtgtaaagtttttgataaattagGATTTACTCTCCAAAAGGGAGAGCACTATTTTTGGAGCATGTGTTTGCCCGACAATCAGAGCTCTATAAGCTGGCCAGCGAATCGGTGA